From the genome of Rhodobacteraceae bacterium Araon29, one region includes:
- a CDS encoding branched-chain amino acid ABC transporter permease, whose product MPKSWQKESVIVIAIALILVYALPFAINTFTLSILLIYGMLGLSLGLIWGFGGILCFGQTAFFGLGAYAYAISAINIGESTLPLILSILVPAAFAALMGAMMFYGRLADVYLGVITLVVTLILFKFINSTASPIYVIGEARLGGYNGIPGFQTLNIPGRPDDYIWGDAFYYFCFAALVIVYLLVSWLLRSSFGRIAIGIRENDERMSLMGYDTRARKTVLFAIGAAIAGLAGGLFANWAEIVTPGLFSLGQSAEIIIWCIVGGLGTRLGPIIGAASLAYLKFLLGQQSMIDNTLIMGLILVLFVLFLPKGIVPAISDLWAASFGRRRKRLRKSRRGTRVISNG is encoded by the coding sequence ATGCCTAAAAGCTGGCAAAAAGAAAGTGTTATTGTCATCGCGATCGCTTTGATTTTGGTTTATGCTTTGCCCTTTGCGATCAACACCTTCACCCTTTCGATTTTATTAATCTATGGGATGTTGGGGCTCAGCTTAGGACTAATTTGGGGGTTTGGCGGTATCTTGTGCTTTGGGCAAACTGCTTTTTTTGGGCTCGGAGCTTATGCCTATGCGATTTCAGCTATCAATATTGGTGAAAGTACACTGCCTCTGATTTTGTCCATTCTAGTTCCGGCGGCATTTGCCGCCTTGATGGGCGCGATGATGTTTTATGGACGTCTGGCAGATGTTTATCTTGGCGTGATTACATTGGTGGTGACTTTAATATTGTTTAAATTCATTAATTCTACGGCGAGCCCAATTTATGTTATCGGTGAAGCACGGCTAGGAGGCTATAACGGCATTCCTGGTTTCCAAACTTTGAACATACCTGGCCGGCCTGACGACTATATTTGGGGCGACGCATTTTACTATTTTTGTTTTGCGGCTTTGGTGATTGTATATTTGCTTGTTTCATGGCTGTTGCGGTCAAGCTTTGGCCGGATTGCCATCGGCATTCGCGAAAATGATGAACGCATGTCGTTAATGGGATATGATACTCGTGCTCGAAAAACTGTTCTTTTCGCAATAGGCGCTGCCATTGCCGGATTGGCAGGTGGTCTATTTGCGAATTGGGCCGAAATAGTCACTCCGGGCTTATTTAGCCTAGGCCAATCAGCAGAGATAATTATTTGGTGCATCGTCGGCGGCCTTGGTACCCGCTTGGGTCCCATCATTGGTGCAGCGAGCCTTGCCTATTTGAAATTTCTGCTGGGTCAGCAATCAATGATTGACAATACATTGATCATGGGCTTGATCCTTGTTTTATTTGTCTTGTTTTTGCCAAAGGGTATTGTTCCAGCAATTTCAGACCTTTGGGCTGCAAGCTTTGGCCGGCGCCGAAAGCGGCTGCGTAAATCTCGCCGTGGCACTCGGGTGATTTCCAATGGTTGA
- a CDS encoding transporter substrate-binding protein yields the protein MKLNRRKFLATTAAVAAAVAVPSISLAGDTIKLGSVLDTSGGFDAYGKPMNMALQLAVEKINADGGLLGKQVEVIGYDTQSDMALYTQYAQQLVRQDKVDVVHGGILSASREAIRQTMRKSKTLYFYNVLYEGGVCDRNIFINGVTPAQQVEALVPYAMGKSGKKVYILAADYNYGQITAEWIKKYVAENGGETVGLDFFPLDVSDFGSTIAKIQSVGPDLVIAPLVGAAHLSFFRQWAASGMKDKIALASTTMGVGNEHKVLSAAETDGIMVAYNYSQDIDSPANNAFKANWEAAFGDSNSIHEIAVSNYQGVLTWAEGVRAAGSLDRDAVIAALETGISIDGPGGKVTVDPKTHHAVLDVHLMEMENQGMRVVKTLSQRQPIDTQAVCDLAANPNDNTQYEIKF from the coding sequence ATGAAACTCAACAGAAGAAAATTTTTAGCAACAACGGCTGCAGTGGCTGCCGCCGTCGCAGTCCCCAGTATTTCACTAGCTGGCGATACCATAAAGCTTGGATCGGTATTGGACACATCTGGCGGTTTTGATGCCTATGGAAAGCCAATGAACATGGCGCTTCAGCTTGCTGTTGAAAAAATTAATGCCGATGGTGGCCTTTTGGGCAAACAGGTAGAAGTAATTGGCTACGATACGCAATCTGATATGGCCCTTTATACGCAATATGCCCAACAGCTTGTCCGACAGGATAAAGTTGATGTGGTTCATGGTGGTATTTTGTCTGCGTCACGCGAAGCTATTCGGCAAACCATGAGAAAATCTAAAACTCTGTACTTCTATAATGTTTTGTATGAGGGCGGTGTTTGCGACCGAAATATCTTTATCAACGGTGTAACGCCAGCTCAGCAGGTAGAAGCTTTGGTGCCTTATGCGATGGGTAAATCTGGCAAGAAGGTATATATTTTAGCTGCTGACTACAATTATGGTCAGATCACCGCCGAGTGGATCAAAAAGTATGTTGCTGAAAATGGTGGTGAAACTGTTGGTCTTGATTTCTTCCCGCTGGATGTGTCTGATTTCGGCTCGACAATCGCAAAAATTCAGTCTGTTGGCCCGGATTTGGTGATCGCGCCACTGGTAGGCGCTGCGCATCTTTCATTCTTCCGTCAATGGGCGGCCTCGGGGATGAAAGATAAAATTGCACTGGCCTCTACAACAATGGGCGTGGGCAACGAACACAAAGTGCTAAGTGCGGCCGAAACGGACGGTATAATGGTTGCTTACAACTATTCTCAAGACATAGACAGCCCAGCCAATAATGCGTTTAAGGCAAATTGGGAAGCGGCTTTTGGAGATAGCAACTCTATTCATGAAATTGCAGTTTCCAACTATCAAGGCGTTCTGACTTGGGCCGAGGGTGTTCGAGCGGCAGGAAGCCTGGATCGGGATGCGGTTATTGCTGCTCTTGAAACCGGTATTTCCATCGACGGCCCGGGGGGCAAGGTCACGGTAGATCCCAAAACCCACCATGCAGTTCTTGATGTTCATTTAATGGAAATGGAAAATCAGGGAATGCGGGTTGTTAAAACGCTGTCCCAGCGCCAACCGATTGATACCCAAGCGGTTTGTGATTTGGCGGCCAATCCAAACGATAACACACAGTATGAAATCAAATTCTAA
- a CDS encoding ATP-binding cassette domain-containing protein, with product MVEVALETRNLNMRFGGICAVDNVDFKLNAGELRCLIGPNGAGKSTFFKCVTGQLEPTGGQVFMRDEEVTGWSPHEIASLGVGIKTQVPSVLDGLTAFENIWLAARRFLSVTDANRMTDEVISRLSLGDIINSDVGQLAHGERQRVELGIVMAADPWLILLDEPAAGMSAKDVDSLTNIIHEMLKSAAVIIVEHDMQFIRSIASTVSVFHQGAMLIEDHVDRVMADQTVRNVYLGKKA from the coding sequence ATGGTTGAAGTGGCTTTAGAAACCAGAAACCTAAATATGCGTTTTGGCGGCATCTGCGCGGTAGATAACGTAGATTTCAAGCTAAACGCTGGTGAGCTACGTTGTCTAATTGGCCCAAATGGCGCAGGTAAAAGCACTTTTTTTAAATGTGTTACAGGCCAGTTAGAGCCAACCGGGGGTCAAGTGTTTATGCGCGACGAAGAGGTTACAGGCTGGTCACCACATGAAATCGCGTCATTAGGCGTGGGTATAAAAACCCAAGTTCCAAGTGTTTTGGACGGTCTCACGGCCTTTGAGAATATCTGGTTGGCAGCCAGGCGTTTTCTATCCGTCACAGATGCCAATAGAATGACGGATGAGGTCATATCGCGACTGTCCCTTGGTGACATAATTAATTCAGATGTAGGCCAGCTTGCCCATGGAGAGCGACAGCGTGTTGAATTAGGCATCGTGATGGCGGCGGATCCTTGGTTGATACTGCTGGATGAACCGGCAGCAGGAATGTCGGCAAAGGATGTGGATAGCTTGACCAACATCATCCACGAGATGCTGAAATCGGCCGCTGTGATCATTGTGGAACATGATATGCAATTCATTCGGTCAATCGCCTCTACGGTGAGCGTTTTTCATCAAGGTGCCATGTTAATTGAAGATCATGTGGACCGTGTGATGGCCGATCAGACCGTGCGCAACGTTTATTTGGGAAAGAAGGCCTAG
- a CDS encoding amidase: protein MENERNIALNVTGLSGGYGKVPVLHGVEFSVAENEIVGVLGHNGMGKSTLLKSLMGFLPANTGTMRFFGTEINGLSPNERAGLGLGYVPQGRGIFPQLSVLDNLRFAYQDYGEESQEHALQVILSDFPRLKRLLSRQGGALSGGEQQLLALARCLMGAPDFLLLDEPTEGIQPSIIEEMAETLVSLKKKRGLSILLVEQNFDFIKDLSDRVLVLERGRISGELSKTELADQAKVDQFLGFGTARSTRKNSPSGNATIKSSAPSKSDQISIEIPQRSVINMTIKRPSLAQMRAMAEKFNMSLTDEELAEYNEIMEPYIQAYDRLDATPDNLPSVRYPRAPGHFPDFSENPLNAWYVKTEVRGAMDGALKGKRIALKDTICLAGVPMMNGSSIMEGYTPEIDATIVTRMLDEGATIVGKAHSENFCLSGGSHTNAKGPIHNPWKHGYMAGGSSGGSAALVAAGEVDMAIAGDQGGSIRIPASNCGVYGMKPSHGLVPYTGVMPIEQTIDHVGPVTNNVADNALLLEVLAGEDGLDPRQHKPEVFRYTEALGRGAHGLRIGILKEGFHRPESEADVDQKVLSAAEKFREIGAIVEEISVPEHHLAVDCWTAITVEGLQDHMMNGNSGGSNYKGLFLPSLMDHMAQWRNRSDELTHSLKVCMFLGEYFQEQYRGRFYGKAQNLMRKVNEKYTAALSQYDVLLMPTLPMKAQKIPPADCSISLYVQRAFEMIGNTAPFNGGLPAMNVPCGLSEGLPIGMMLVGRQYGELKIYQAAHAFEQIGDWRVM, encoded by the coding sequence ATGGAAAACGAGCGCAACATAGCTTTGAATGTAACCGGGCTTTCGGGTGGATATGGCAAAGTTCCCGTGCTTCATGGCGTAGAGTTTTCGGTGGCAGAAAACGAGATTGTTGGTGTCTTGGGGCATAACGGCATGGGGAAATCAACTCTGTTAAAATCGCTCATGGGATTTTTGCCAGCCAATACAGGCACAATGCGGTTTTTCGGTACAGAAATTAATGGATTGTCTCCAAACGAACGCGCCGGCTTGGGGCTTGGATATGTTCCGCAAGGACGCGGCATATTTCCTCAGCTTTCCGTTCTGGATAACTTGCGATTTGCCTATCAAGATTATGGTGAAGAAAGCCAAGAGCACGCCCTGCAAGTCATTTTATCCGATTTTCCACGTCTCAAACGGCTGCTGTCTCGCCAAGGGGGTGCGCTGTCTGGGGGTGAACAACAGCTTTTGGCGCTTGCTCGGTGTTTGATGGGCGCTCCAGATTTCTTGCTTTTGGACGAGCCGACAGAAGGTATTCAACCTTCAATCATCGAAGAGATGGCTGAAACTCTTGTGTCGCTTAAGAAAAAACGCGGACTATCGATTTTATTAGTCGAACAGAATTTTGATTTCATCAAGGATCTGTCTGACAGGGTACTTGTGCTTGAGCGCGGCCGTATTTCCGGTGAATTGTCAAAAACGGAATTGGCTGATCAAGCCAAAGTAGATCAGTTCTTAGGGTTTGGAACCGCGCGGTCGACGCGCAAAAATTCACCCTCAGGCAACGCAACTATCAAAAGCTCTGCCCCTTCGAAATCAGATCAAATTTCAATCGAAATTCCTCAACGCTCGGTGATAAACATGACCATAAAACGTCCTTCCTTGGCCCAGATGCGGGCTATGGCTGAAAAATTCAATATGAGCCTGACTGATGAAGAACTGGCCGAATATAATGAAATCATGGAGCCCTATATCCAAGCCTATGATCGGCTGGATGCCACGCCTGATAACCTGCCTAGTGTTCGCTATCCTCGCGCGCCCGGGCATTTTCCTGATTTTTCGGAAAACCCCCTTAATGCCTGGTATGTCAAAACCGAGGTACGGGGCGCAATGGATGGCGCTCTCAAAGGCAAGCGGATTGCGCTTAAGGATACCATTTGCCTTGCTGGTGTTCCTATGATGAATGGGTCATCCATCATGGAGGGATACACACCCGAAATTGATGCCACGATTGTTACCAGAATGTTGGATGAAGGCGCAACGATTGTAGGCAAAGCCCATAGTGAAAATTTTTGCTTGTCTGGCGGCTCTCATACCAATGCGAAAGGCCCCATCCATAACCCATGGAAACACGGCTATATGGCAGGTGGATCTTCTGGCGGATCTGCCGCTTTGGTTGCTGCGGGCGAAGTTGATATGGCCATTGCCGGAGATCAGGGTGGATCCATTCGAATACCTGCTTCAAATTGCGGGGTTTATGGAATGAAACCTTCGCATGGATTAGTGCCGTACACAGGTGTTATGCCAATTGAGCAGACCATTGATCATGTCGGCCCAGTGACCAACAATGTCGCAGACAATGCACTTTTGTTGGAAGTTCTGGCCGGGGAAGATGGTCTTGATCCGCGGCAGCATAAACCAGAGGTTTTCCGCTATACAGAGGCGTTGGGTCGCGGTGCACATGGCTTGCGTATCGGAATTTTGAAGGAAGGGTTTCATCGACCTGAAAGCGAGGCAGATGTAGACCAAAAAGTTTTATCTGCTGCAGAAAAATTTCGCGAAATTGGGGCAATCGTCGAAGAAATTTCGGTCCCTGAACATCATCTGGCGGTCGATTGCTGGACAGCAATAACTGTTGAGGGCCTGCAAGATCATATGATGAATGGAAATTCGGGGGGGTCAAATTACAAAGGCTTGTTTTTACCTTCCCTGATGGATCATATGGCACAATGGCGAAATAGATCTGATGAGCTCACTCATTCTTTGAAAGTTTGCATGTTTCTTGGCGAGTATTTTCAAGAACAATACCGGGGCCGGTTTTACGGAAAAGCTCAAAACTTGATGCGCAAAGTTAATGAAAAATATACTGCAGCTTTAAGCCAATATGATGTACTGCTAATGCCAACCTTACCAATGAAAGCGCAGAAAATTCCGCCTGCGGATTGTTCAATAAGTCTTTACGTGCAGCGTGCCTTTGAAATGATCGGCAACACTGCCCCGTTTAATGGTGGCTTGCCGGCGATGAATGTTCCATGTGGACTGAGCGAGGGGCTGCCAATTGGCATGATGCTGGTTGGGCGGCAATATGGTGAATTAAAAATTTATCAGGCGGCTCATGCATTTGAACAGATCGGCGATTGGCGCGTAATGTAG
- a CDS encoding AMP-binding protein translates to MSILNESLAPSLAQPFSEQKRQNETSQSVPQDGTSYLSGDTNQPLHFKTIPQMLRETISRHGPRDAAVFPDQNRRLTYYDFDREIDALATGLLALGLDKGDRVGIWSPNRYEWVLTQFATARIGLILVNINPAYRLSELEYALNKVQCKALVLAESFKNSHYLEMLQDLAPELAHCEPGRLNASKLPSLKIVVSMSETPQRGMLSFQQVTQLGGPAQQLRLEAITGTLNPDDAINIQFTSGTTGSPKGATLSHYNIINNARFVTDRINLTEMDSLCITVPLYHCFGMVMGALGCVSKGATMVFPGQGFDPEETLRTLQSERCTALYGVPTMFVAMLQKMESQSYNLTSLRTGIMAGAPCPIDIMERVISEMNMAEVTICYGMTETSPVSFQSFIDDPVEKRCSTVGRIHPHLEAKVIDEDSSIVPVGTSGQLCTRGYSVMKGYWGDEEKTHVSIVDGWMLTGDLAVIDSEGFCDIVGRVKDMIIRGGENIYPREVEDFLFRHPDISEVQVFGIPDEKFGEEVCAWVVASPNKEISVDAVRSYCEGQIAHFKIPKHIAIVEELPMTITGKPQKFVMRDRMIEFLENTK, encoded by the coding sequence GTGTCTATTCTAAACGAAAGTCTGGCCCCAAGTTTGGCACAGCCGTTTTCCGAACAAAAAAGACAAAATGAAACATCCCAAAGCGTGCCGCAAGATGGGACCTCTTATCTTTCAGGGGATACAAACCAACCTCTTCATTTTAAAACAATTCCCCAGATGTTGCGCGAAACTATTTCGCGGCATGGGCCGAGGGATGCCGCAGTTTTCCCTGATCAAAATAGGCGGTTGACATATTATGATTTTGATCGAGAAATTGATGCTCTGGCGACAGGTCTCTTGGCGCTGGGTCTAGACAAAGGGGATCGGGTTGGTATTTGGTCGCCCAATCGATACGAATGGGTTTTAACCCAGTTTGCAACCGCCCGTATTGGCTTGATTTTGGTCAATATTAACCCCGCCTATCGTTTGTCCGAGCTTGAATACGCGCTTAACAAGGTTCAATGCAAAGCTCTTGTTTTGGCTGAAAGCTTTAAAAATTCTCACTATCTGGAAATGCTTCAAGATTTGGCCCCCGAACTTGCACACTGTGAACCCGGTCGTCTTAATGCTTCCAAACTGCCTTCTCTAAAGATTGTGGTTTCGATGAGCGAAACGCCTCAACGTGGGATGTTAAGCTTTCAGCAAGTCACGCAGCTTGGCGGGCCGGCTCAGCAGCTTCGCTTAGAGGCGATAACAGGCACCTTAAACCCAGATGATGCCATAAATATCCAATTTACTTCCGGTACAACTGGATCCCCTAAGGGCGCAACGCTTAGCCATTATAATATTATAAACAATGCCCGCTTTGTAACGGACCGAATCAACTTAACAGAGATGGATAGCTTATGCATTACGGTTCCACTTTACCATTGCTTTGGAATGGTTATGGGGGCACTGGGATGTGTTAGCAAAGGGGCAACAATGGTCTTTCCTGGCCAAGGCTTTGACCCCGAAGAAACGCTTAGAACACTTCAATCTGAGCGGTGCACAGCGCTTTACGGCGTTCCAACAATGTTTGTTGCCATGCTCCAAAAAATGGAAAGTCAATCATACAATTTGACCTCACTGCGAACTGGAATTATGGCCGGTGCTCCCTGCCCAATAGATATAATGGAGCGTGTAATCAGTGAAATGAATATGGCAGAAGTCACTATTTGTTATGGAATGACGGAAACTTCGCCTGTTTCATTTCAAAGCTTTATCGATGATCCTGTTGAAAAAAGATGCAGCACAGTGGGGCGTATTCATCCCCATCTTGAGGCTAAAGTTATTGATGAAGACAGCTCTATCGTTCCGGTCGGAACCAGCGGACAGCTTTGTACACGTGGCTACTCAGTGATGAAAGGCTATTGGGGCGATGAGGAGAAAACACATGTGTCTATTGTCGACGGTTGGATGTTAACCGGCGATCTTGCAGTGATCGATAGCGAAGGTTTTTGCGATATCGTTGGCCGGGTGAAGGATATGATCATAAGGGGCGGCGAAAATATTTACCCACGAGAGGTTGAAGATTTTCTGTTTCGCCATCCAGATATTTCGGAAGTTCAGGTTTTTGGCATACCAGATGAAAAGTTTGGAGAAGAGGTTTGCGCTTGGGTTGTCGCGTCGCCAAATAAAGAAATATCTGTAGACGCTGTGCGTTCTTATTGTGAAGGTCAAATTGCACATTTTAAAATCCCTAAGCACATCGCGATAGTCGAAGAATTACCAATGACCATTACTGGCAAGCCACAAAAGTTTGTGATGCGTGATAGAATGATAGAGTTCCTGGAGAATACTAAATGA
- a CDS encoding branched-chain amino acid ABC transporter permease, which yields MDFGFVILVEILYAVASLALISAGLAVVFGMMKVINLAHGEFMMLGGYAAITSANMGVNIFIAMLIIAPIVVGLIGLIVERLVIRHLYGRLVDTMLATWGLSLFFIGCATMIFGNTTTGISTPIPGFAVGDYQINGYNFFIIIVSVVLILVMLAVLKTTRLGLIARGTMQNPDMASALGYSPDRIYMATFFVGSALSGFAGAILAPLVGLVPTSGGAFIAKAFITVIAGGPALISGLLSSSALFGFVGQVFSFVASPVIGDVAMLIAAVILLRLLPQGVTGRFFKGKL from the coding sequence ATGGATTTTGGCTTCGTCATTTTGGTGGAAATTCTCTATGCAGTCGCTTCACTTGCCTTAATAAGCGCAGGTTTGGCGGTTGTTTTTGGGATGATGAAGGTGATTAATTTGGCGCATGGGGAATTCATGATGCTTGGAGGTTACGCCGCTATTACCTCTGCAAACATGGGCGTAAATATATTTATAGCAATGTTGATAATCGCTCCGATTGTTGTCGGGCTTATTGGATTGATTGTAGAGCGTCTGGTGATCCGCCATCTTTACGGTCGACTGGTTGATACCATGCTTGCGACTTGGGGGCTCAGCCTGTTTTTTATCGGTTGCGCGACGATGATTTTTGGGAACACGACAACCGGTATTTCAACGCCAATTCCTGGCTTTGCTGTTGGCGACTATCAAATCAATGGCTATAATTTCTTTATAATTATCGTTTCAGTGGTTCTAATCTTGGTGATGTTGGCGGTGCTAAAAACCACACGCCTGGGGTTGATTGCGCGCGGTACAATGCAAAATCCGGACATGGCGTCCGCTTTGGGCTATTCACCAGACCGGATATATATGGCAACATTTTTTGTGGGCTCAGCGCTTTCAGGTTTTGCCGGCGCTATTTTGGCGCCCTTGGTGGGGCTGGTTCCAACGTCGGGCGGCGCCTTTATCGCAAAAGCGTTCATTACCGTGATCGCAGGTGGCCCGGCGCTGATTTCCGGACTTTTGTCGAGTAGCGCATTGTTTGGCTTTGTCGGTCAGGTTTTTTCCTTTGTGGCCTCTCCGGTGATCGGGGACGTTGCCATGCTCATCGCGGCTGTGATTTTACTGCGCCTCTTACCGCAGGGTGTCACAGGCCGTTTTTTCAAGGGTAAGCTCTAA